The Microbulbifer sp. TB1203 nucleotide sequence AATACCTGAGCACCCAGAAGTGCCCGGAATGCCGCGGCACCCGCCTGCGCCGCGAGGCGCGCCACGTGTTCGTGGACAATCGCACCCTGGCGCAGATCACCGAACTGCCGGTGGGCGACGCCTTCGACTACTTCGCCAACCGGCTCAAATTCCGGGGCGCGCAGAAGGAGATCGCCGATAAGATCCTCAAGGAGCTGCGCGACCGCTTCCGCTTCCTGGTGGACGTGGGCCTGAATTATTTGACTCTGAACCGCAGCGCCGAGACCCTTTCCGGCGGCGAGGCCCAGCGCATCCGCCTGGCCAGCCAGATCGGCGCCGGGCTGGTGGGCGTGATGTATATTCTCGACGAACCCTCTATCGGCCTGCACCAGCGCGACAACGAGCGGCTGCTCAATACCCTCACCCACCTGCGCGATATCGGCAACACTGTGATCGTGGTCGAACACGACGAGGACGCCATTCGCAGCGCCGACTTTATCGTGGATATCGGTCCCGGGGCCGGCGTACACGGCGGCGAGGTAGTGGTAGCCGGCACCCACGAACAGATTGCCCAGTGCAAGCGCTCACTGACCGGGCAGTACCTCTCCGGCAAAAAGAAAATCGCCGTACCCGAGGAACGCTACGTGTCGGACCCGGACTATATGCTGCGCATCGAGGGCGCCACCGGCAACAACCTGCAGAACGTCGACCTGGAAATTCCCGTGGGGCTGTTCACCTGCGTGACCGGCGTCTCCGGCTCCGGCAAGTCCACTCTGATCAACACCACGCTCTACCCGCTGGCGGCCACCGCCTTGAACAAGGCCACTACATTAAAGCCCGCGCCCTATAAAGCAGTGCACGGGATGGAGCATTTCGACAAGTGCGTGGATATCGACCAGAGCCCGATCGGCCGCACCCCGCGCTCGAACCCCGCCACCTATACCGGCATCTTTACCCCCATTCGCGAACTGTTTGCCGGTACCCAGGAGGCCAGATCCCGCGGCTACAAGCCGGGGCGTTTCAGTTTCAACGTCAAGGGCGGCCGCTGCGAAGCCTGCCAGGGCGACGGTGTGATCAAGGTGGAAATGCACTTCCTGCCGGACATCTATGTGCCCTGCGACACCTGCAAGGGCAAGCGCTACAACCGCGAGACCCTCGAAGTGCACTACAAAGGCAAGAATATCCACGAGGTCCTGGAGATGACCGTGGAGGACGCGCGGGAATTTTTCGACCCGGTGCCCGCCATCGCCAAGAAACTGCAGACGCTGATGGATGTTGGCCTGTCCTATATCAAATTGGGCCAAGCGGCGACGACGCTTTCCGGCGGCGAGGCACAGCGGGTAAAACTCTCCCGCGAACTGTCCAAACGCGATACCGGCCAGACCCTGTATATCCTCGACGAACCCACCACCGGCCTGCACTTCGCCGATATCCAGCTGTTGCTGGACGTACTGCACCGCCTGCGCGACCACGGCAACACCATCGTGGTGATCGAGCACAACCTGGACGTGATCAAGACCGCGGACTGGATCGTCGACCTGGGGCCGGAGGGCGGCTCCGGCGGCGGACAGATTATCGCCACCGGCACCCCGGAGGAGGTGGCGGAGATAAAAGGCTCGCATACCGGTCGCTTCCTGAAACCAATGCTGTCAGGCTGATCGGGAAGAAACCTTCATAACACCTTGCTCCAACCATAACCATAATGAAAAAAAGCAGGTATCTGAGTATTGGCCCCGCCACCATGGTGGCCGCTGCCTTTATCGGTCCGGGCACGGTAATTTCCGCCAGCCTGGCCGGCGCCCACTTCGGTTATGCGCTGCTGTGGGCACTGTTGTTTGCAGTATTCGCCAGCATGATTCTGCAGGAGATGGCGGCGCGCCTCGGCATAGTGACCCAACAGGGGCTGGGGGAAAATATTCGCGAAAC carries:
- the uvrA gene encoding excinuclease ABC subunit UvrA; protein product: MDTIYVRGARTHNLKNIDLDIPRDKLIVITGLSGSGKSSLAFDTLYAEGQRRYVESLSTYARQFLSMMEKPDVDTVEGLSPAISIEQKSTSHNPRSTVGTITEIYDYLRLLFARVGEPRCPEHGEPLQAQTVSQMVDQVLALPEGTKLMLLAPVVRDRKGEHLHVFEQLRRDGFVRARIDGLVCDLDDAPKLDKRKKHTIEVVVDRFKVRKDLQLRLSESFETTLALTDGIASISFMEGKQGDHLFSARHACPVCDYSLNELEPRLFSFNNPAGACPSCDGLGVKQFFDEEKVILDPESSISEGAIRGWDRRNIYYYHMLDSLAEHYGFDLDKPWRKLRKTHREVILYGSGDTPIDFSYVNDRGDVTIRRHTFEGIIPNFQRRYRDTESQSVREELAKYLSTQKCPECRGTRLRREARHVFVDNRTLAQITELPVGDAFDYFANRLKFRGAQKEIADKILKELRDRFRFLVDVGLNYLTLNRSAETLSGGEAQRIRLASQIGAGLVGVMYILDEPSIGLHQRDNERLLNTLTHLRDIGNTVIVVEHDEDAIRSADFIVDIGPGAGVHGGEVVVAGTHEQIAQCKRSLTGQYLSGKKKIAVPEERYVSDPDYMLRIEGATGNNLQNVDLEIPVGLFTCVTGVSGSGKSTLINTTLYPLAATALNKATTLKPAPYKAVHGMEHFDKCVDIDQSPIGRTPRSNPATYTGIFTPIRELFAGTQEARSRGYKPGRFSFNVKGGRCEACQGDGVIKVEMHFLPDIYVPCDTCKGKRYNRETLEVHYKGKNIHEVLEMTVEDAREFFDPVPAIAKKLQTLMDVGLSYIKLGQAATTLSGGEAQRVKLSRELSKRDTGQTLYILDEPTTGLHFADIQLLLDVLHRLRDHGNTIVVIEHNLDVIKTADWIVDLGPEGGSGGGQIIATGTPEEVAEIKGSHTGRFLKPMLSG